The Acropora palmata chromosome 10, jaAcrPala1.3, whole genome shotgun sequence genome contains a region encoding:
- the LOC141893756 gene encoding uncharacterized protein LOC141893756: protein MFVFLAIVLVTLSSSPRSVHGRTEGLVNVDITVSTSKLSETKDFYTKLLNFTIVKETPGFISFLPGQGVATLDFVVEGAQHACARPQLAKNFAGKGMFLTYNFGDVDAACSKFAENIKYPLAMEIKNEIWSERHCYVIDPNGIPLNLAHWNDTPAEPRGVSSMVFYYTSHDLTQIQTWYSHNLNMTVEHGVDWIGWVIKLTAANGLVEFRPFHPKNNTNNPASFIPHLLEEFDGHGLSYTFNYQTSTEVDRWCHYLKSRDLSFTRPLGKVGNNTRCAVDDPNGVLINIATPGWNEYEEEFNCVTMAKPTPKAEGRVQRACMLIVIIAFVSALLPLL from the exons atgtttgtttttcttgcaatTGTTCTTGTTACCCTTTCTTCAAGCCCTAGGAGTGTTCATGGTAGGACAGAAG GGTTGGTCAACGTGGACATAACTGTGAGCACAAGCAAGCTCAGCGAAACGAAGGATTTTTACACGAAATTGCTAAACTTCACAATTGTCAAGGAAACGCCTGGATTCATATCGTTTCTGCCCGGACAAG GTGTGGCTAcccttgattttgttgtggaGGGTGCTCAACACGCATGCGCTAGACCTCAGCTGGCCAAGAATTTCGCGGGAAAAGGCATGTTTCTAACTTATAATTTTGGAGACGTGGACGCCGCTTGCAGCAAGTTTGccgaaaatataaaatatccGCTGGCTATGGAAATCAAAAATGAGATCTGGTCTGAACGTCACTGTTACGTCATAGACCCAAATGGCATACCGCTGAATTTGGCGCATTGGAATGATACGCCAGCTGAACCAAGAG GTGTTAGCAGTATGGTATTCTACTATACTTCACACGACCTGACGCAAATACAAACATGGTACAGCCACAATCTCAATATGACAGTTGAACATGGAGTAGACTGGATTGGCTGGGTAATAAAGCTGACCGCTGCGAACGGCTTGGTAGAATTTCGTCCTTTCCATCCTAAGAACAACACCAACAACCCTGCTTCATTCATTCCGCACTTGTTGGAAGAGTTCGATGGCCATGGCCTGTCTTACACTTTCAACTATCAAACCTCGACCGAGGTGGACAG ATGGTGCCATTACTTGAAAAGCCGCGACCTCTCTTTCACTCGTCCATTGGGCAAAGTAGGAAACAACACGCGATGCGCAGTAGACGATCCCAACGGAGTACTTATCAACATAGCAACTCCTGGATGGAACGAGTACGAGGAGGAATTCAACTGTGT
- the LOC141893757 gene encoding uncharacterized protein LOC141893757: protein MSCNPSKCKELVICKKGVDGSSFEPVAGIPKCDQLTILGMTFETNCRFSSHVKIKLIKANKCLHVLRCLRKEGYNQQELHHLFISLVLPHLTYGLSVYGASEAELTTVQAFLDRCCKRKFTLDTLDIRKLMKIQDHRIFRKVLSDCNHPIYNLLPEIKDTNYNLRRDTVLKPLVRTTRFMNVFSNRLIFRY, encoded by the coding sequence ATGTCCTGCAATCCAAGTAAATGCAAGGAGCTAGTTATTTGTAAGAAGGGTGTAGATGGGAGTTCTTTTGAGCCTGTGGCAGGCATACCTAAGTGTGACCAATTAACCATTTTAGGGATGACTTTTGAAACGAATTGTCGGTTTAGTTCACacgtaaaaatcaaattgattaAGGCCAATAAGTGCTTGCATGTTTTAAGATGTCTGAGAAAAGAAGGCTACAATCAACAAGAGCTCCATCACCTTTTTATCAGTCTAGTACTACCTCATCTTACTTATGGCTTATCAGTTTACGGTGCGTCAGAGGCTGAACTAACGACAGTACAGGCATTCTTGGATAGATGTTGTAAGCGAAAATTCACTTTGGACACTCTAGACATTcgcaaattaatgaaaatacaagACCATAGAATTTTTAGGAAGGTATTATCTGATTGTAATCATCCTATATATAATCTATTACCTGAAATCAAAGACACTAATTATAACTTGAGAAGAGACACAGTATTGAAACCACTAGTACGGACTACCCGCTTCATGAATGTATTTTCGAATAGACTTATTTTTAGATATTAA